A window from Triplophysa dalaica isolate WHDGS20190420 chromosome 3, ASM1584641v1, whole genome shotgun sequence encodes these proteins:
- the pias4b gene encoding E3 SUMO-protein ligase PIAS4b isoform X2, whose product MLEALRVTELRSLLSRMGRNKSGLKKDLTERVVNLLQNECSFELLFAVQELHKLRQVSKDARRSSKPNSVTPGLVETISMPERVSAGKPGSLTVVSTEQQMIQLPFYQTLETVLPPTPLVPVFGGALQNSDFQFHLNASQQAQIQNAQSPSGSMSVQVVLRICYSESIGVEEDQYPANISVSVNHANCPVQCSYSSSKPGTEPSRPCRPIDVTSLLWVSSTNRFSVTWGNFGKHYSAALYLVRLVSSQELLTQLRSTSVESLELCRQRVCEKLNSDQKNDITTTGLQVSLMCPLAKMRMSVACRARGCAHLQCFDASFYLQMNERKPRWTCPVCHKYAPFDALCIDSLMCEALESSGEDVEEIEFLSDSSWKPVRRDRSNKESAQHPPKHMGNHSPVDSNVVDLTQGSSDDEDLNEEMVSTHLEDKKVHFRKSGKIKTTRSKSRSRTIN is encoded by the exons ATGCTGGAGGCTTTACGGGTGACCGAGCTTCGCTCTCTGCTCTCCAGGATGGGCAGGAATAAAAGTGGCCTGAAGAAAGATCTCACAGAAAGAGTGGTCAATCTCCTGCAGAACGAGTGCAGTTTCGAGCTGCTGTTCGCCGTCCAAGAGCTGCACAAACTCCGTCAGGTCTCGAAAGACGCTCGCAGGAGCTCAAAACCCAATTCCGTCACACCCGGTCTTGTGGAAACCATCTCCATGCCGGAGAGAGTGTCAGCCGGCAAACCTGGATCACTGACGGTCGTCTCTACAGAACAACAGATGATTCAACTGCCCTTCTACCAGACACTAGAGACCGTTCTACCCCCTACACCTCTAG TGCCCGTGTTTGGTGGAGCTCTGCAGAACTCAGACTTTCAGTTTCATCTCAATGCGAGTCAGCAGGCTCAGATCCAGAATGCTCA ATCTCCGTCTGGATCGATGTCTGTTCAGGTGGTGCTCAG GATTTGTTACAGTGAGAGTATCGGTGTTGAAGAGGATCAGTATCCAGCAAACATCAGTGTTTCAGTCAATCACGCTAACTGTCCTGTACAG TGTTCCTATTCATCCAGTAAACCTGGAACTGAACCGTCACGTCCATGTCGTCCCATTGACGTCACATCTTTGTTGTGGGTTTCATCCACAAATCGCTTCTCAGTGACGTGGGGAAACTTCGGCAAG catTACTCTGCTGCTTTGTATCTGGTGCGTTTGGTTTCCTCTCAGGAGTTGTTAACTCAGTTGCGCAGCACATCAGTGGAGAGTCTGGAGCTCTGCCGGCAGCGAG TATGTGAGAAATTAAACTCTGATCAGAAGAATGACATCACCACCACAGGACTACAAGTTTCACTCATGTGTCCA ctgGCAAAGATGCGCATGTCAGTGGCGTGTCGAGCACGGGGCTGTGCCCACCTGCAGTGCTTCGATGCCTCCTTCTATCTTCAAATGAATGAGAGGAAGCCCAGATGGACCTGCCCCGTGTGCCACAAATACGCCCCTTTTGATGCTCTGTGCATCGACAG TTTGATGTGTGAAGCTCTTGAGAGTTCTGGGGAAGATGTGGAGGAGATTGAATTTCTGTCTGATAGCAGCTGGAAACCTGTGAGGCGGGACAGAAGCAACAAAGAATCAGCTCAACATCCTCCCAAACACA tgGGGAATCATTCTCCGGTGGACAGCAATGTTGTGGATCTGACTCAGGGTTCCTCTGACGATGAAGATTTGAATGAGGAGATGGTTTCTACACATTTAGAAGACAAGAAAGTACACTTCAGAAAATCTGGCAAGATCAAAACTACTCGATCCAAAAGCAGGTCTAGAACAATCAACTGA
- the pias4b gene encoding E3 SUMO-protein ligase PIAS4b isoform X1: MSTEVLEAMGMLEALRVTELRSLLSRMGRNKSGLKKDLTERVVNLLQNECSFELLFAVQELHKLRQVSKDARRSSKPNSVTPGLVETISMPERVSAGKPGSLTVVSTEQQMIQLPFYQTLETVLPPTPLVPVFGGALQNSDFQFHLNASQQAQIQNAQSPSGSMSVQVVLRICYSESIGVEEDQYPANISVSVNHANCPVQCSYSSSKPGTEPSRPCRPIDVTSLLWVSSTNRFSVTWGNFGKHYSAALYLVRLVSSQELLTQLRSTSVESLELCRQRVCEKLNSDQKNDITTTGLQVSLMCPLAKMRMSVACRARGCAHLQCFDASFYLQMNERKPRWTCPVCHKYAPFDALCIDSLMCEALESSGEDVEEIEFLSDSSWKPVRRDRSNKESAQHPPKHMGNHSPVDSNVVDLTQGSSDDEDLNEEMVSTHLEDKKVHFRKSGKIKTTRSKSRSRTIN; this comes from the exons ATGTCCACTGAGGTTCTGGAAGCCATG GGAATGCTGGAGGCTTTACGGGTGACCGAGCTTCGCTCTCTGCTCTCCAGGATGGGCAGGAATAAAAGTGGCCTGAAGAAAGATCTCACAGAAAGAGTGGTCAATCTCCTGCAGAACGAGTGCAGTTTCGAGCTGCTGTTCGCCGTCCAAGAGCTGCACAAACTCCGTCAGGTCTCGAAAGACGCTCGCAGGAGCTCAAAACCCAATTCCGTCACACCCGGTCTTGTGGAAACCATCTCCATGCCGGAGAGAGTGTCAGCCGGCAAACCTGGATCACTGACGGTCGTCTCTACAGAACAACAGATGATTCAACTGCCCTTCTACCAGACACTAGAGACCGTTCTACCCCCTACACCTCTAG TGCCCGTGTTTGGTGGAGCTCTGCAGAACTCAGACTTTCAGTTTCATCTCAATGCGAGTCAGCAGGCTCAGATCCAGAATGCTCA ATCTCCGTCTGGATCGATGTCTGTTCAGGTGGTGCTCAG GATTTGTTACAGTGAGAGTATCGGTGTTGAAGAGGATCAGTATCCAGCAAACATCAGTGTTTCAGTCAATCACGCTAACTGTCCTGTACAG TGTTCCTATTCATCCAGTAAACCTGGAACTGAACCGTCACGTCCATGTCGTCCCATTGACGTCACATCTTTGTTGTGGGTTTCATCCACAAATCGCTTCTCAGTGACGTGGGGAAACTTCGGCAAG catTACTCTGCTGCTTTGTATCTGGTGCGTTTGGTTTCCTCTCAGGAGTTGTTAACTCAGTTGCGCAGCACATCAGTGGAGAGTCTGGAGCTCTGCCGGCAGCGAG TATGTGAGAAATTAAACTCTGATCAGAAGAATGACATCACCACCACAGGACTACAAGTTTCACTCATGTGTCCA ctgGCAAAGATGCGCATGTCAGTGGCGTGTCGAGCACGGGGCTGTGCCCACCTGCAGTGCTTCGATGCCTCCTTCTATCTTCAAATGAATGAGAGGAAGCCCAGATGGACCTGCCCCGTGTGCCACAAATACGCCCCTTTTGATGCTCTGTGCATCGACAG TTTGATGTGTGAAGCTCTTGAGAGTTCTGGGGAAGATGTGGAGGAGATTGAATTTCTGTCTGATAGCAGCTGGAAACCTGTGAGGCGGGACAGAAGCAACAAAGAATCAGCTCAACATCCTCCCAAACACA tgGGGAATCATTCTCCGGTGGACAGCAATGTTGTGGATCTGACTCAGGGTTCCTCTGACGATGAAGATTTGAATGAGGAGATGGTTTCTACACATTTAGAAGACAAGAAAGTACACTTCAGAAAATCTGGCAAGATCAAAACTACTCGATCCAAAAGCAGGTCTAGAACAATCAACTGA
- the pias4b gene encoding E3 SUMO-protein ligase PIAS4b isoform X3 — protein sequence MSTEVLEAMGMLEALRVTELRSLLSRMGRNKSGLKKDLTERVVNLLQNECSFELLFAVQELHKLRQVSKDARRSSKPNSVTPGLVETISMPERVSAGKPGSLTVVSTEQQMIQLPFYQTLETVLPPTPLVPVFGGALQNSDFQFHLNASQQAQIQNAQICYSESIGVEEDQYPANISVSVNHANCPVQCSYSSSKPGTEPSRPCRPIDVTSLLWVSSTNRFSVTWGNFGKHYSAALYLVRLVSSQELLTQLRSTSVESLELCRQRVCEKLNSDQKNDITTTGLQVSLMCPLAKMRMSVACRARGCAHLQCFDASFYLQMNERKPRWTCPVCHKYAPFDALCIDSLMCEALESSGEDVEEIEFLSDSSWKPVRRDRSNKESAQHPPKHMGNHSPVDSNVVDLTQGSSDDEDLNEEMVSTHLEDKKVHFRKSGKIKTTRSKSRSRTIN from the exons ATGTCCACTGAGGTTCTGGAAGCCATG GGAATGCTGGAGGCTTTACGGGTGACCGAGCTTCGCTCTCTGCTCTCCAGGATGGGCAGGAATAAAAGTGGCCTGAAGAAAGATCTCACAGAAAGAGTGGTCAATCTCCTGCAGAACGAGTGCAGTTTCGAGCTGCTGTTCGCCGTCCAAGAGCTGCACAAACTCCGTCAGGTCTCGAAAGACGCTCGCAGGAGCTCAAAACCCAATTCCGTCACACCCGGTCTTGTGGAAACCATCTCCATGCCGGAGAGAGTGTCAGCCGGCAAACCTGGATCACTGACGGTCGTCTCTACAGAACAACAGATGATTCAACTGCCCTTCTACCAGACACTAGAGACCGTTCTACCCCCTACACCTCTAG TGCCCGTGTTTGGTGGAGCTCTGCAGAACTCAGACTTTCAGTTTCATCTCAATGCGAGTCAGCAGGCTCAGATCCAGAATGCTCA GATTTGTTACAGTGAGAGTATCGGTGTTGAAGAGGATCAGTATCCAGCAAACATCAGTGTTTCAGTCAATCACGCTAACTGTCCTGTACAG TGTTCCTATTCATCCAGTAAACCTGGAACTGAACCGTCACGTCCATGTCGTCCCATTGACGTCACATCTTTGTTGTGGGTTTCATCCACAAATCGCTTCTCAGTGACGTGGGGAAACTTCGGCAAG catTACTCTGCTGCTTTGTATCTGGTGCGTTTGGTTTCCTCTCAGGAGTTGTTAACTCAGTTGCGCAGCACATCAGTGGAGAGTCTGGAGCTCTGCCGGCAGCGAG TATGTGAGAAATTAAACTCTGATCAGAAGAATGACATCACCACCACAGGACTACAAGTTTCACTCATGTGTCCA ctgGCAAAGATGCGCATGTCAGTGGCGTGTCGAGCACGGGGCTGTGCCCACCTGCAGTGCTTCGATGCCTCCTTCTATCTTCAAATGAATGAGAGGAAGCCCAGATGGACCTGCCCCGTGTGCCACAAATACGCCCCTTTTGATGCTCTGTGCATCGACAG TTTGATGTGTGAAGCTCTTGAGAGTTCTGGGGAAGATGTGGAGGAGATTGAATTTCTGTCTGATAGCAGCTGGAAACCTGTGAGGCGGGACAGAAGCAACAAAGAATCAGCTCAACATCCTCCCAAACACA tgGGGAATCATTCTCCGGTGGACAGCAATGTTGTGGATCTGACTCAGGGTTCCTCTGACGATGAAGATTTGAATGAGGAGATGGTTTCTACACATTTAGAAGACAAGAAAGTACACTTCAGAAAATCTGGCAAGATCAAAACTACTCGATCCAAAAGCAGGTCTAGAACAATCAACTGA